A stretch of Aythya fuligula isolate bAytFul2 chromosome 1, bAytFul2.pri, whole genome shotgun sequence DNA encodes these proteins:
- the FDX1 gene encoding adrenodoxin, mitochondrial: MAAPPPARLLSLLRAAASSPSCRRWLLSSSPAAGTRPGCGSAALSARPFGLSARAARSSEDKITVHFINRDGEKLTAKGKPGDSLLDVVIENNLDIDGFGACEGTLACSTCHLIFEDHIFEKLDAITDEEMDMLDLAYGLTDTSRLGCQICLKKSMEDMTVRVPEAVADARQSVDMSKNS; the protein is encoded by the exons atggcggccccgccgcccgcccgcctcctcagcctgctccgcgccgccgcctcctcgcCCTCCTGCCGCCGctggctcctctcctcctcgCCGGCAGCCGGGACGAGGCCGGGCTGCGGCTCCGCTGCCTTGTCGGCCCGGCCCTTCGGCCTCTCCGCCCGGGCGGCGCGCAG ctcaGAAGATAAAATAACTGTTCACTTCATCAATCGTGATGGTGAGAAACTAACGGCCAAAGGAAAACCTGGAGATTCGCTGCTGGATGTTGTTATTGAAAATAATCTAGACATAGATGGTTTTG gtgCGTGTGAAGGAACGTTAGCCTGTTCGACTTGCCACTTAATCTTTGAAGACCACATATTTGAGAAGCTAGATGCAATTACTGATGAAGAGATGGACATGTTAGACCTGGCATACGGCCTCACAGACAC ATCACGTCTAGGCTGCCAGATCTGCTTGAAGAAGTCAATGGAGGATATGACTGTTCGAGTACCAGAAGCTGTTGCTGATGCTAGACAATCAGTAGATATGAGTAAAAA